The genome window TGCCATGACACATTTAGATCTTCACATTGCTTCTCTGAGGTCTGTTTGAAAGCTACAGTGACTCCTTCCCTTGAGAGGAGTCCCACTGTGTGAGGGGGCTACAGCCCAGGAATGTGTAGCCTGGCAAGCCCTTTAATGTATGTCTCAGGCATGTGTTTACACGTCAGGCTTTTGTTCAAAGTGCCTGTGTCACgttttgttattttcaccaACCTGgctattttcactgttttcatctccaGCCGTGCCAGTGTGGTGACACTCCGACATTGCACTCGAGTGCAAGCGCAATGCAACAGATGGCAGAGCTGAGGTGTAAATAAGGTGAAGGGCAGGAAGTTTGGTTTCCCAGTGTGAGACAAGACTTCCTTCAGTGTGTAAACCTGCAGTCTGACCTCCCCATCCCccctctcactctttttttcacacacacacacacacacacacacacacacacacacactgctccttCTCTTTAAGTCGACCTGTTGTTTCACCTGCCGTGGGCTCATGTTTCCTGTGCAAATGCATTCAGCATCACCATTGCATTCAGCATAAAAGCAAAAGCAGAAGTAAAATAAACGTAATGCTCACACAGAGACTTGTAGAAAATATCTGTGGTGCATCATATTGCATTGACAGTTATCTGCATATAACATATTCTGCTTAATGGAATCTCACATACAATGAGTGACCGGAAACATGGAAAACCCTCGTAATCTAACACAACACTCCTGCAATAAACATTACTTTTGGGTCATTTTAAACAGTTAGTTCATAGTTAAGTTAGACACGGCTCCACCGCTTCAACCTGTTGCTGTTACAGTGGTTACAGAGAGGTGGCGCTTCGGCTTGATGGTGATTACGGTAACTGAAGCAGCACTTTGTTGTGTGGtaataaactgcattttattgaCAGATGTTTCCAAGGTTTGCACTTCCCCATAGTTGGGAataaagtggacaaaaaaagcatcagtaAATTGCGCGTACAGTGAAGATCTCAGCAATGAAGTTATGCTGTTGTTACATCTGCTTTTGTGGTCACTGAGGCTTCTTGTGATGCTGCAGACTTCGGACCTACAGCTGCGTGTTCCAACCGACTCATTCTGCTAATTTGCTTCTTGCTTCCTTAATTTCTCCCTTTATTTTATCAAGTTGTTAATCAGTTACACGCAGATCTTTATGATGCATGACTTCGACAAAGGTTTAAAGGAACTACAGTTGTGTAAGACCTGTTGTAACAGTGTCCGGACTGGCAACCATAAACTTACTGGTACCAACGCTCCATGCTTTTGCTGCAACCATCTCATGGTAGACGGCCACGACTCCGATCAGCAGGATCGCCCCGAACAGGAGGTATTTGCTGTTGCGCCGCAGCTTCTTCAGGGGGAAAAACTCCGCGATCATCTTGGCTCTCGGGGGAAACGTCCTGCCGAGTTAATCATCGGTCGGGTCACTCGCTTTGTCCGCAGGAGGGGACCGACCCGGCCGTCAGCTGGTCCGTCTGCCCCCCCGCCGCTGCTCCCAGTGGGTGCGCGCTGTTACCGGCGCCCTGGATCTGCCCAGTGCGCGCCGTCGGTGATGGCTCTCATCCCGCGAAAAATCCCACCACGACTTGGTGTAGCCAATAGTCTACGATGACCACTAGTGACCATCTAAAACTTTCAACAGGGTTTCGCGTTGCTCCTAATGCGGGGCGCTGCCGTCCCGACCTGGCTCGTCCGGCACCGAGCGCACACGAGGCGACGCAAACAACGGAGTGAACGGTGAAATCTCACACCAGCGTCTCCCCACACAACTTCACGAGGACGGTCAGAGGATGCCAGCGAGAAGATCGGGACAGAGCCAGCtgtgccttcaaaataaaacacgtgAGTCACAGtgacgagaaaaaaaaactgccagaGCCATGATTATATTTCTTTGAGTTTACTGCATATTACCGACAAAATGTTAAATAGTATTTAGAGATCGGCATTCCAGGACACACGCCAACACGTTTGTCCTTGGGTAGTTTATTTTGTAATCTTCTACCGGAAATACTTTTCGGATAGCTATCTTGACACCACTCGCTCTGAGATTGGATGGAGGCGTGAACACGGACAGCACCCATCAGCCTTTACCTTTGGATACACCTGTAACCGCTTAATGAACCTGTAGATACTCGCCACATTTAATAATATGTCCTTTAGTCATTTTTTCCTTTGCGGATTTTTACCAACAGCCACACTTTAAACGTGTTATATAACTATAAACATATGCAGCATTACCTTATTCGAATTCCTTTTAATAACGGTTAATTTAGCACCTGTGTCCAACGGGCTGCTGCTTGTTCGCCAAGCTAACAGTAATCTTAGACAACGTTGAAAAACGTCGGTCTTCAAGCTTCACTTCACTACATTTTGTAATAACAAACTATTCATTTGAGAAGAAAGGCCTTGAGGTCAGATCTTGCTGTTTTGGACATCAGTCCACACACAGTAATGTATATCCAACATTGTATCATACGGGGTCATTATGCATTAAtagttgaaaaaaatgtttaccaTTAAAGTTTTGCGATATCAGATAATTACAGAGCAATTAGCCCACAAATAAATTCCAAAGGAATATTATGATtttgattattatgattataatTTATTGGGAGTGAATTCCTAGTTTAAGCCTTTAGGGTGCCTCAATAAGAATCCATTATGTTGTTGCATGTACACTTGCAGTAATTAGTGTCACATCTGATGCGCCTTAAATGGATTGTGTGTCCATTGTGAGTCTATTCTCTTGTGGTTTGTCTAATGTCAAGCAAGCaaataaagaacaaagagaTCGtggctcctgctgctccagaaaaaaaataaagtacagACCTTCCCAGGTGAGTTGTGTCCCTAGACCTCCCTTcctatatatacacaaaacaaagaacCAACAAAAGAATATActctcaaaataaaagcagacatcCAGTCTGGAAGGAATACAACACTGTAAATGAGCAATTGATAGCTCCTTCAATTTGTTTTATCATTCACCTGTAGAGAACAAGCAGTGCTGGGCCGTAATCACACTGGACACAGATCACATCCGTAAGCCGACACCAGTGTCCCTGTGAGAGATCCGGAGGATCAGATCAGATCCTGTTCGTCCTCGGGAAAAGAAGACTCTGACCTCTTGACTACTGCAGGAACACACTGAGTCCAACACCGTATTTAACCCCAGCCTAGCCTCCCAGCCTCTATGACTATTTTCTTTATCTGcctattttcagttttctcaatCATTGTccattaaaatacaacaaaagaatgaaaaaaaaaaacaatcacaattCCCCCCAGTTGACTTACATATTGCAATGGCTCGCTTTGTCCGACcaacaaaacccaaagattcatagaaaacaaaaagcagagatcGTAGCATCGTACCACATCTTAGCATAAAAGTTCGACTTAAGCTATTCTTCCTGTGAAATGTTGATTGTCTGCACATTCCTTATTTTACACTTAAGTACTTCGTGTCAAACTATATGCAACAGTCAAGAACATCACACACAATCAAGTTGAAGCTATTGTTTATTATATCCTTCTGTCAGGGCAGACAAAGCGGTGACCCTTCCAACAGACAAAGATAGACTCAACGCACGGCCCCACAGCCCTGATTTAAATTAGCCCCCTAGTTCAGTTTCTGCCCCACTCTTACAGGTGCTGTTGACTAAAATGCACAAACAGGCTCCTCTGGTGTACCGTCTTTAAACAGCTTGAATCTGATATATGCACACGTTCATACATGTACTTTTTACAGTAAATTAAGACTAAGACATAACTGTTTATTACTTGAATGTGTCCAGGAGAAGATGATTAATGTCCTTTCTAGCTGatttaaaatgcacatattCCAGTTAAGTAATTGGTTGTATTCATTTTGAGAACAATACAGAAATTACAAGcacaacactggaaaaaagaaaagtacaaaGTCAGTATTTCCAAAGAAAAGGTGAACAGTCCTGTACCCTGGGGGCTATAAGGGAGCTCCATATTTAGATGAGAGAGAAGCTCAAAGTCCAACAGCTATTCCAGGTTAATGTCTTATTACTCCACCTATCCACAGTGCTGCTACATACGTACTTTGGGACAAACGCACTCTAACATTCACACGTATCAGATCTATGCACACAACCATCACAACTCTAGGAATTGATCAGTAGGCCCATGAGTGGAGGGTTGGAGGGATAGCATAAATCGTGGGGAGGGGTTTAGGACAGAGGGGTAGTGCAAGGTGAATGGTCTAGCCCTTGACGGGTGAGGGTTTGAAATCCTGCGCTTAACACTTGGATGCACTTTCTTTCCTACCCAAAATGCTGTGTGAACACGTGCACAGTTCAAAGCTGTTGGTTGAAAGGGTTCAGGGTTTGGGGGGTTGTGGCTAAAAATTTACTTATTAAAACCACGTCCCACAGTGCCATCAGCTGGGGAAGCCCCACCCACTCCGCTAGCAACCACAGCAAAAAGCCCAGACACAGAGAAAGCCAGAGAAGACGCGCCCAAAATCAGTGCTCTCGTGGACATGCtcgttttctctctgtcacactcacactcacactcacacacacacacacacacacatacatacacacacataccttaAACACAAATGGCTGAAGTTACAAAAGTCTGAACAACAGATGAACTATAATAGTCACATCTTCATCTAAACCTTTGCTTCGCTGGCAACTTCCTTTTCTCCATTCTCAATGTCCATCTCTTCATCGCCGTTCTCCTTGCTCCCACTCTTCaccctctctgcttctttctgtgtgtgatgagagaaaaaaaccaaatcagcatttttttccctcttttcagTCAGTCTCTTTGAAAAACAAGCTTCTTCCACCCTCTGGTGGCTGCTGTAGGAAACACAATCTTTCACCTTTGAGTCCCTCTCTGCAAATTTCTGGAACATGTTGGCATAGATGCGTTTGTCCTTCTCATGCTGCTCCTTGATGCGTTTCTGACAAAGACCCACCTGTCAGGATAAAATGAGGAATAGGTCAGACAATCAGTGCTGGGCAGAAACACATTACAGTAATATTACTTTCCCCAGCAATTAGTTGTGTAACAAATTAATAATACCTTTCTGTGTTACAGTTACcctccgaaaaaaaaaaaaaaaacttgttacAACCTCTCATCCCCCTGAAATCCAACAATCCAATCACATCCCCAGATTCATTTTCTTAATCACTGCACGTATACGTCACCAAGAAGCAAGCTAGCTTAGAAGATGGAAGCGCCTGCATTCAGCGCAGGAAATACTCCCATTAGTTTGATTTTGTTGGAGGGAAAAATTGCAAGAACATTATCAATTGTAAACTGTGTATAGGTAGTGGTACTAAGACTCTTCCCGctgcaaaaaacacaacctCAAACCTCCTGAAACACCTACTACAACAGCACAACAATGTGGAAAAATctagtaaaaacacattttaaaagatgtgcagcagtgcatgaaGTGCGAGgcaaagtgcaaacaaaagttTCAAGCTTGTATCAGGAAGTCACGGCTAGTTAAGGCTAAAGTGAACAtaacttttttgctttcttttaaaaatattcagcaagcTGCTTCCCTCATATCTATAGGTGGTGTACTCCAGAGCTGTGGGGCGTAATGGCAAATAGTGACCAAGGGAGTTAGCAATGTAGTTTGGTCCTGGCCCAATAAGGGCCTTGTAAACAACGAGGAGGACCCAAGGATAACACAGAGACTTAAGCCAGGGAGATAATTTCCCTAgtttattaaacagcatttctcttttgGTATAGCAGTCACATGCACAAGCTAACTTTGTTGATAGTTACAGAACAGTTTTCAGCTTGGTCCCTGTCAAAGTGAACAAAAATGTCCCCACCTACTCAGTAATTACAACTGCTATAGTATTTGCTTTCCACAACCAGCACACGAATGCAGCAAGCAACACTGCATTTATCAAATGAGCTCATGCCAGATATAATAAAACATCCAAGAGAGCAGCACATGCTGGGTTCATTTTGGATGATAGCACAATAAATACGGCCAGACCTCACAGCAAAATGAGTTTTGAATGTACAAAAAGGAACACCTTCTtgcacagttttaaaaaaactCCATCATCATGATGGCAAAATCTAGAAAAAACAACGCCTTGGCAAAAGTTGTTGGAATTATTTTTCAAGATTTGTGGCATCATACCTGGCTCTTGGCAGCTTTGTTGGCAGGATACAGTCGAACAACTTGTTGGAAGTCATCTCTTGCCCTGTCGAACTCCTTCATACCAAACAGCGCCTCTCCCCTTCGGAACAACGCCTTCTCATTGGATGCATCCAACTCCAGAGCCTACAACCGTGAACAAAGTATGACGAAATGTTTACAGTATTTAACCACATAAATAATCAGCAATTATAGTAAAGCAGTTAACCATTATACTAGACACTTGTACAAACTAATTAAGCAAAGGCACTTCTCAGTCTAACACCAACAACTCTCTAACCTGGTAAATACTGAATGAATCATGGACAGATTGTTGTCAATCGTATGTCCGCCGTACAGATCAACTATACCTTGTCACAGCTTTCTAGGGCTTGGCTTGGCTCCTGAAGTTTAAGGTAGCACATGGCCAAGTTGAGATGTGCAGCCAGCCGCAATGCTTTCGCCTTCTTCTCGTCCTCCTCTGACAATCCAGATTCATGTTCCAGCCATGACACAATCCTTTTGTACTGCACTGAAGCCTGCTTGTATTTTCCCTCCTAAAGCATATGGGGTCAGTGCATTAGAAAACATGAATAAGTATtaatctgttttaaaaatgctctttaTAGCTGTGTGCTTTGTCAATACTCCCCTGCATACCTTAAAATGCTGTGTTCCTTTCTCTTTGACAATGGCACTCTGTTCCAACTTCTCGGCAGTGTTCATCTCCCACGATTCCTTCGCctaaagaaagcaaaacagacacTAGATCACTTCTTAGAGAGGGATATGTCGCTGCATGCACCTAACATTTAATTGGCCAACTTGAGTCAAGATCTGTTTACCTTCTCAAAGGCTATCAGCTTGATTTTATATTGTAGTGTTGCTCCGCCAGGAATGTTGTACTTTGCATTTCCTGCATTCCCAAAGCCATACCTACAAATCATATAAACTTATGATTAGTCATCTCAGGTGGTGGTGTATGCAGCAAATGATGTTTTATCTGTTGCACTTTAACTTACAGCAGTATAGCAGTGTGGTGTACAATTTTCTAGAGTAGTTGTTTTGGCCAAATTTGAGTCTCGTTATCCAATAGTCTGAATACTAGGATTGCTTTATAGCCCAATTCAATTAAACACTCCCTATGGGATCTTCAATACAtcattacacatacacactgaaattACATATACCCATTTCAGGCTaattaaaaagagagaaaaacagtccAGTTTGAGCGGTGGAGATTAACACATGAATGACACTTGACAATTGCAACACATCATGACAGCAAAATGTTAAGTATTTGTCTCAATGCATGTGATCATACTTAGGCTTTATATTGAAGAgtgcctcctctccctgctccatAGCCATGATAGATTTCTCCACTCCAGCTGGCAAACCAAgattctctccatctccaacCTCAAACTTCAATTCTCTCTCGTCAAATACACGTCCCTCACAGGAACCCTCCACAGTTACTGAAAGAAGTTAAAAACGGTGGCAGGGGGGTAAGACTCTCAACATAATTGCAAACTTGTGACATGCAGTAGATTGACAGCTGTGGGGAAGTGGCAGCCGAAGACAAGTGATGCAGTTTCCTAACTGTCAATCAAAATCTTTCGCTTTGTTAAAGATGGCTGTAAATCAATCGTAGCAAAGTTAATTTACAATGGAGTATGCACTGCAGGCTTGGGCAGTATGATGGTATCTACTATGCAACAGCAGAAAAGTGTCCACCGGTAGAGATTTGTTAATACTGTTTCCACCACACGGGCTACCCCTTACTGTCTTTGCTATATGTTCGGGGAAGGCTATGGCACAAATCAGAACTGCATTTTCACGTGATCTTATCATCTCATGATCTTTTGAATCCAGCTACTTTCGAAAGTCACATGATTGGGCTGCAGGGCCGCTTACCACTTTCACATATGATGTGAGGGCAACAGTTGGTGGCGGTAATGCAACTCTAAGCTGGTTTGCCAACcgccacagaggaagaagagtgacaaaaaacatggaggagtagagtgaaactgtaaaaacagagcagtgtgATTTTTATACTGCACTGACTAAAGTCAAGCTGGCATTTATTTAAACCTGTACCACTTGACATTATTGTTCTCATTTGG of Chelmon rostratus isolate fCheRos1 chromosome 6, fCheRos1.pri, whole genome shotgun sequence contains these proteins:
- the fkbp4 gene encoding peptidyl-prolyl cis-trans isomerase FKBP4, which produces MTMTAEEQTSEGQHAIPMEGEDITSKKDGGVFKLVKREGTGTELPMTGDKVFVHYVGTLLDGTHFDSSRDRGEKFSFELGKGQVIKAWDIGVATMKVGELCQLICKPEYAYGSAGSPPKIPPNATLIFEVELFEFRGEDITEDEDGGIIRRIITKGQGYSKPNEGAAVEVTVEGSCEGRVFDERELKFEVGDGENLGLPAGVEKSIMAMEQGEEALFNIKPKYGFGNAGNAKYNIPGGATLQYKIKLIAFEKAKESWEMNTAEKLEQSAIVKEKGTQHFKEGKYKQASVQYKRIVSWLEHESGLSEEDEKKAKALRLAAHLNLAMCYLKLQEPSQALESCDKALELDASNEKALFRRGEALFGMKEFDRARDDFQQVVRLYPANKAAKSQVGLCQKRIKEQHEKDKRIYANMFQKFAERDSKKEAERVKSGSKENGDEEMDIENGEKEVASEAKV